The following coding sequences are from one Natrarchaeobaculum sulfurireducens window:
- a CDS encoding cobalamin-binding protein yields the protein MRIVTTLPSATETVAALGLEPVGVSHECDYPPTVSSLPSVTRSRIDASASSAEIDSQVLETADDGVYDVDVETLEALEPELIVTQGMCDVCAVDEAVIADAVEQLSTEPEVLTTDPHSVADVLDDLERIGRAVGREQRAREVRTRLEARIDRVRKRTADIAFEERPRVAIFDWTEPAMIAGHWTAELVEWAGGEYDLATVGERSRPREWTEILEYDPELVIVAPCGFGLDQTAANRTDLTDRAGWDDLTAVREGRVWAMDGHHYLNRPGPRLVETLEALAPIVQPALFDDRAAGPITDADAFDDFDTQLPSLESVAVPFETLSERPTSVDRSTAEP from the coding sequence ATGCGAATCGTCACGACGCTCCCGTCGGCGACCGAGACCGTAGCCGCACTCGGCCTCGAGCCGGTCGGCGTCTCCCACGAGTGTGATTATCCACCGACCGTCTCCTCTCTGCCGTCGGTCACTCGCTCGCGCATCGATGCCAGTGCCTCGAGCGCCGAGATCGACAGTCAGGTACTCGAGACGGCCGACGACGGGGTCTACGACGTCGACGTCGAGACGCTCGAGGCACTCGAGCCGGAGCTGATCGTCACTCAGGGAATGTGTGACGTCTGTGCGGTCGACGAGGCCGTCATCGCCGACGCGGTCGAACAGCTCTCGACAGAGCCTGAAGTGTTGACGACCGATCCACACAGCGTCGCGGACGTCCTCGACGACCTCGAGCGGATCGGCCGGGCGGTCGGCCGAGAGCAACGTGCCCGCGAGGTCCGTACGCGGCTCGAAGCACGGATCGACCGCGTCCGCAAGCGAACTGCCGACATCGCATTCGAGGAGCGCCCGCGCGTTGCGATCTTCGACTGGACCGAGCCCGCGATGATCGCGGGCCACTGGACGGCCGAACTCGTCGAGTGGGCCGGCGGCGAGTACGACCTGGCCACCGTTGGGGAGCGCTCTCGGCCTCGCGAGTGGACGGAGATTCTCGAGTACGATCCGGAACTCGTGATCGTCGCGCCCTGTGGCTTCGGCCTCGACCAGACCGCCGCGAACCGGACCGACCTCACCGACCGTGCGGGGTGGGACGACCTCACCGCCGTCCGGGAGGGCCGCGTCTGGGCGATGGACGGCCATCACTACCTGAATCGGCCCGGACCTAGACTGGTCGAGACGCTCGAGGCACTCGCACCGATCGTCCAGCCAGCGCTGTTCGACGACCGGGCGGCCGGCCCCATCACGGACGCGGACGCCTTCGATGACTTCGACACGCAGCTGCCGTCGCTCGAGTCGGTCGCTGTCCCGTTCGAGACCCTGTCCGAGCGACCGACGTCCGTCGACCGGTCGACCGCAGAGCCGTGA
- a CDS encoding desampylase translates to MTELDDSVAGAGGPTLILPRSIREVIVARAREGHPEEICGIFGGEYGPERSHVRSQYPAENVAETPRTRYRIDPEAQLERFERLEARGEEIVGFYHSHPQGPPRPSETDVASATWPDRSYVIVSLAPLEIGSWRWRSSDGEAGIENATDGGRFERERLVLE, encoded by the coding sequence GTGACTGAACTGGACGACTCCGTCGCCGGGGCTGGCGGGCCGACCCTGATCCTCCCGCGATCGATCCGTGAGGTGATCGTAGCGCGAGCCCGCGAGGGACACCCCGAGGAGATCTGTGGGATCTTCGGCGGCGAATACGGTCCCGAGCGGAGTCACGTTCGCTCACAGTATCCCGCCGAAAACGTCGCCGAGACGCCGCGAACGCGGTATCGGATCGATCCCGAGGCGCAACTCGAACGCTTCGAGCGACTCGAGGCCCGCGGCGAGGAAATCGTCGGCTTCTATCACTCTCACCCGCAGGGGCCGCCGCGGCCGAGCGAGACCGACGTTGCGAGCGCCACCTGGCCAGACCGTTCGTACGTGATCGTCTCGCTCGCCCCGCTCGAGATCGGCTCGTGGCGCTGGCGCTCGAGCGACGGCGAAGCCGGAATCGAGAACGCGACCGACGGCGGTCGGTTCGAGCGCGAACGACTCGTCCTCGAGTAA
- a CDS encoding sulfatase-like hydrolase/transferase, whose protein sequence is MSDSRPNVLFVLTDQERYDYSAPEGPPVETPTMDRLSSEGMRFSQAVTPISICSSARASLLTGQFPHGHGMLNNCHEADAIQPNLPTGIPTFSERLDANSYDCTYTGKWHVGRDRTPEAFGFSYLGGSDEHHDDIDEAFLEYRRERGVPLEAVDLEDELYTGEKPRNGDSGTFVAATTPVDVEDTRAYFLAQRTIDALEAHADGETDADGGRFFHRADFYGPHHPYVVPEPYASMYDPASIDLPESYAETFDGKPRVHENYCHYRGVADFDRELWAEAIAKYRGFVSLVDDQLERVLEALEGLSLADETVVVHAADHGDFVGGHRQFNKGPLMYDDTYRIPLQVRWPGVVDPGTTCAAPVHLHDLAATFLELADVEIPGSFDARSLVPLLEGGGDPAAVPESWPDSSFAQYHGDEFGLYSQRMVRTDRYKYVYNGPDVDELYDLEADPAELQNLIDHPDYTAIRRSMRERLVGWMDETDDPNRGWVPDVLERAR, encoded by the coding sequence ATGTCCGACTCCCGCCCGAACGTCCTGTTCGTCCTCACTGACCAGGAGCGATACGACTACAGCGCGCCCGAGGGGCCACCCGTCGAGACGCCAACGATGGACCGCCTCTCGAGCGAGGGGATGCGCTTTTCGCAGGCGGTTACACCGATCAGCATCTGCTCGAGCGCGCGGGCGTCGCTGCTCACGGGGCAGTTTCCCCACGGCCACGGCATGCTCAACAACTGCCACGAGGCCGACGCCATCCAGCCGAACCTGCCGACCGGGATTCCGACGTTCTCCGAACGGCTGGACGCGAACAGCTACGACTGTACGTACACCGGGAAGTGGCACGTCGGGCGAGACAGGACCCCTGAGGCGTTCGGCTTCTCGTATCTCGGCGGCAGTGACGAACACCACGACGATATCGACGAGGCGTTCCTCGAGTATCGCAGGGAGCGGGGCGTTCCCCTGGAAGCGGTCGACCTCGAGGATGAACTCTACACTGGCGAGAAGCCGCGAAATGGCGACTCAGGTACGTTCGTCGCCGCCACGACGCCGGTCGACGTCGAGGACACCCGCGCGTACTTTCTGGCCCAGCGGACGATCGACGCGCTCGAGGCGCACGCCGACGGCGAAACCGACGCTGATGGCGGACGATTCTTCCACCGAGCCGACTTCTACGGCCCACACCACCCCTACGTCGTGCCCGAGCCCTACGCCTCGATGTACGATCCCGCGTCGATCGACCTCCCCGAGAGCTACGCCGAGACGTTCGACGGGAAACCACGCGTTCACGAGAACTACTGTCACTACCGCGGCGTCGCCGACTTCGACCGGGAGCTGTGGGCCGAAGCCATCGCGAAGTACCGCGGCTTCGTCTCGCTGGTCGACGACCAGCTCGAGCGGGTGCTCGAGGCCCTCGAGGGGCTCAGCCTCGCCGACGAGACGGTCGTGGTCCACGCCGCCGATCACGGCGACTTCGTCGGCGGGCATCGTCAGTTCAACAAGGGGCCGCTGATGTACGACGACACCTACCGCATCCCGTTGCAGGTGCGCTGGCCCGGCGTCGTCGATCCCGGCACGACCTGTGCGGCCCCCGTTCACCTCCACGATCTGGCGGCAACGTTCCTCGAGCTGGCCGACGTCGAGATTCCGGGATCGTTCGACGCACGAAGTCTCGTCCCCCTGCTCGAGGGTGGCGGCGACCCAGCTGCCGTCCCCGAGTCGTGGCCCGACTCGAGCTTCGCCCAGTACCACGGCGACGAGTTCGGCCTCTACAGCCAGCGGATGGTCCGTACGGATCGGTACAAGTACGTCTACAACGGCCCCGACGTCGACGAACTGTACGACCTCGAGGCCGACCCCGCCGAACTGCAGAACCTGATCGACCACCCCGACTACACGGCTATCCGCCGGTCGATGCGCGAGCGGCTCGTCGGGTGGATGGACGAAACCGACGATCCGAACCGTGGCTGGGTCCCCGACGTGCTCGAGCGGGCGCGCTGA
- the hisS gene encoding histidine--tRNA ligase has product MYDRIKGFRDFYPGEMAARRETIDTIEEAARRYGFREIGTPALERAELWTDKSGDEIVDELYAFEDQGGRHVTLTPELTPTVARMVVAKQQELSKPIKWFSTRPFWRYEQVQQGRQREFYQTNVDIFGSSEPEADAEILAWAADALTSLGLTGEHFEFRISHRDILGGVLETYDADVAIDDAIRAVDKSGKITTAEYHDLLVEAGLTYDQAAEFDDLIASGDLEDVKAFADTERVDDAVSNLQNVLEAAEDFGAREYCTVSLETARGLDYYTGVVFECFDSAGEVSRSIFGGGRYDDLIESFGGQPTPAVGVAPGHATLSLLCQRAGVWPAEEVTTDYYVLQVGDTRPEAARIARDLRERGHVVETDIAGRSFGSQLNYADSINAETVVIAGEQDLENDEVTIKDMDSGEQTQVPVDEFPGEHDRPTFEDVS; this is encoded by the coding sequence ATGTACGACCGGATCAAGGGCTTTCGCGACTTCTACCCCGGCGAGATGGCCGCTCGACGGGAAACCATCGATACCATCGAGGAGGCGGCCCGTCGGTATGGGTTCCGCGAGATCGGAACACCGGCGCTCGAGCGCGCCGAACTGTGGACCGACAAGAGCGGCGACGAGATCGTCGACGAACTGTACGCCTTCGAAGACCAGGGTGGCCGCCACGTCACGCTGACCCCCGAACTCACGCCGACGGTTGCGCGGATGGTCGTGGCGAAACAACAGGAACTCTCGAAGCCGATCAAGTGGTTCTCGACGCGGCCGTTCTGGCGCTACGAGCAGGTCCAGCAAGGTCGCCAGCGCGAGTTCTACCAGACTAACGTCGACATCTTCGGCTCGAGCGAGCCCGAAGCCGACGCCGAGATCCTCGCGTGGGCCGCCGACGCGCTGACGAGTCTCGGGCTGACGGGCGAGCATTTCGAGTTTCGCATCTCCCACCGAGACATCCTCGGCGGCGTCCTCGAGACCTACGACGCCGACGTCGCAATCGACGACGCCATCCGCGCGGTCGATAAGTCGGGCAAGATCACGACCGCGGAGTACCACGATCTGCTGGTCGAGGCCGGCCTCACGTACGACCAGGCCGCCGAGTTCGACGACCTGATCGCAAGCGGTGACCTCGAGGACGTCAAGGCGTTTGCAGACACCGAACGAGTCGACGACGCCGTCTCTAACCTCCAGAACGTGCTCGAGGCGGCCGAGGATTTCGGTGCCCGCGAGTACTGTACGGTCTCGCTCGAGACCGCGCGCGGACTCGACTACTATACCGGCGTCGTCTTCGAGTGTTTCGACTCCGCGGGCGAGGTCTCGCGGTCGATCTTCGGCGGCGGCCGGTACGACGACTTAATCGAGTCGTTCGGCGGTCAGCCGACGCCCGCGGTCGGCGTCGCCCCCGGCCACGCGACGCTCTCGTTGCTCTGTCAGCGCGCCGGCGTCTGGCCCGCAGAGGAGGTGACGACCGACTACTACGTCCTTCAGGTCGGCGATACACGCCCCGAAGCGGCTCGAATTGCCCGCGACCTGCGCGAGCGCGGGCACGTCGTCGAGACCGACATTGCCGGCCGCTCGTTCGGCTCACAGCTGAACTACGCCGACTCGATCAACGCCGAGACGGTCGTCATCGCCGGTGAGCAAGACCTCGAGAACGACGAAGTGACGATCAAGGACATGGACTCGGGCGAGCAAACCCAGGTTCCCGTCGACGAGTTCCCCGGCGAACACGACCGACCGACGTTCGAGGACGTCTCCTAG